From Coturnix japonica isolate 7356 chromosome 3, Coturnix japonica 2.1, whole genome shotgun sequence, the proteins below share one genomic window:
- the LOC116653213 gene encoding E3 ubiquitin-protein ligase RING2-like — MNLVGFEQPDPVAKKPRSSFSVQMESWKECFMCNEKLVSRRSLGPDPNVAALIGNTCPGPDVSEADQEGMLASIS, encoded by the exons ATGAATTTGGTGGG ctttGAACAGCCAGATCCAGTAGCTAAGAAGCCTCGttccagcttttctgtacaAATGGAGTCATG GAAAGAATGTTTCATGTGTAATGAAAAACTGGTGTCCAGAAGATCACTGGGGCCAGATCCCAATGTTGCTGCACTCATCGGTAACACGTGTCCAGGCCCTGATGTATCTGAAGCTGATCAGGAGGGAATGCTGGCAAGCATCAGCTGA
- the LOC107310804 gene encoding olfactory receptor 14C36-like: MPNSSSVTEFLLLSLGNTQQLQLLHFWILLDIYLAALLGNGLVSTAVACDQHLHTSMYFFLLNLALLDLGCISTTLSKAMANALWNTRAISYTECVAQLFSFVFFISAEYSLLTIMSYDRYIAICKPLHYGTLLNSRACATMAAAAWGTRFLHSLLHTARTFFCHGNDVNQFFCEIPQILKLSCLASYFREVVILIFSVSLAFECFVFIVMSYVQIFMAVLRMPSEQGRYKAFSTCHPQLAMVSLFLSTAFFAYLKPSSVSSLSMDLVLALLYSVVSPAVNPLIYSMRNKEVKDAVRKVMTKCV; this comes from the coding sequence ATGCCCAACAGCAGTTCCGTCACTGAGTTCCTCCTCCTGTCATTGggaaacacacagcagctgcagctcctgcacttctgGATCTTGCTGGACATCTacctggctgccctcctgggCAACGGCCTCGTCAGCACAGCCGTAGCCTGTGACCAGCACCTGCATACCTccatgtacttcttcctcctcaacctGGCCCTCCTCGACCTGGGCTGCATCTCCACCACTCTCTCCAAGGCCATGGCCAATGCCCTCTGGAACACCAGGGCCATCTCCTACACAGAATGTGTTGcacagctcttttcctttgtcttcttcATCTCAGCAGAGTATTCCCTTCTCACCATCATGTCCTATGACCGTTACATTGCCATCTGCAAGCCCCTGCACTACGGGACCTTGTTGAacagcagagcttgtgccaccatggcagcagctgcctggggcacTAGGTTTctccattccctgctgcatACTGCCAGAACATTTTTCTGCCATGGCAATGATGTgaaccagtttttctgtgaaatcccccAGATCCTCAAGCTCTCCTGCTTAGCCTCCTACTTCAGGGAAGTTGTGATTCTCATTTTTAGTGTCAGTTTAGCCTTtgagtgctttgttttcattgttatgtcctatgtgcagatcttcatggctgtgctgaggatgccctctgagcagggacGGTACAAAGCCTTCTCCACCTGTCACCCTCAGCTGGCCATGGTCTCCCTGTTtctcagcactgcctttttTGCCTACCTGAAGCCTTCCTCTGTCTCCTCCCTATCCATGGACCTGGTGTTGGCACTTCTGTATTCGGTGGTCTCTCCAGCAGTGAACCCCCTCatctacagcatgaggaacaaGGAGGTCAAGGATGCAGTGAGGAAAGTGATGACCAAATGTGTTTAA